TTCGGCTTCGGCGGCGGGCGTGTGGACATCTGGGAGCCGGAAGAGGACGTTTACTGGGGAGCCGAAGAAGAATGGCTGGCCACGAGCGACAAGCCCAAGAGCCGCTACAGCGGCGACCGGGATTTGGAAAACCCCCTGGCCGCCGTGCAGATGGGCCTGATCTACGTGAATCCGGAAGGCCCGGACGGCAACCCGGATCCGGTCGCCTCCGGCCGTGACGTTCGCGAGACCTTTGCCCGCATGGCCATGAACGACGAAGAGACTGTCGCGCTGGTCGCCGGCGGGCACACCTTCGGCAAGTGTCATGGCGCGGGCGATGCCGCGCAGGTCGGCCCGGAACCCGAAGCGGCGGGTATCGAAGAGCAGGGCCTCGGCTGGAAGAGCAGCTTCGGCAGCGGGAAGGGCGGCGACACCATCGGCAGCGGCATCGAGGGCGCCTGGAAGCCCAACCCGACCCAATGGGACATGGGCTACCTGAAAGTGCTGTTCAAATACGAATGGGAACTGGTCAAGAGCCCGGCCGGCGCGAATCAGTGGCTGGCCAAGGACGTGGACGAGGAGGACATGGTGGTTGACGCGCACGATTCGTCGAAGAAGCATCGGCCGATGATGACCACGGCGGACCTTTCCCTGCGCTTCGACCCGATCTACGAACCGATCGCGCGACGCTACCTGGACAACCCCGGCGAGTTCGCGGATGCTTTTGCCCGGGCCTGGTTCAAGCTGACCCACCGTGACATGGGCCCCCGTTCACGCTATCTCGGCCCGGAGGTCCCGGCGGAGGAACTGATCTGGCAAGACCCGGTGCCCGCGGTCGATCATGAGCTGATCGACGCCCAGGACATCGCCGACCTCAAAGGCAAGCTCCTCGAGTCGGGCCTGTCGATTCCGGAACTGGTCTCGACCGCCTGGGCGTCGGCGTCCACGTTCCGCGGCTCCGATATGCGCGGCGGTGCCAACGGGGCGCGCATCCGTCTCGCACCGCAAAAGGATTGGGCCGTCAACCAGCCTGAGCAACTCGCCTCAGTGCTGGAGACCCTCGAAGGAATCCAGGAGGCGTTTAACGGCGCACAGTCCGGCGGGAAAAAGGTGTCGCTCGCCGACGTGATCGTCCTGGGGGGATGCGCCGGTGTCGAGCAGGCTGCGAAGAACGCCGGCACCGATGTGACCGTTCCCTTCACACCGGGACGCACGGATGCGTCGCAGGAACAAACCGACGCGGAGTCGTTCGCCGTGCTCGAACCGGTTGCCGACGGTTTCCGGAACTACCTCAAAGGCAAATACAGCGTGTCGGCGGAGGAACTGCTGGTCGACCGGGCGCAGCTTTTGACGCTGACCGCTCCCGAGATGACGGTTCTCGTTGGCGGCATGCGCGCCTTGAACGCCAATTTCGGACAGAGCCGGCACGGCGTCTTCACCGAGCGGCCGGAGACGCTCACCAATGACTTCTTCGTGAATCTGCTCGACATGAACACGGCGTGGCAGGCAACCCCGGACGACGAAGACGTGTTCGAGGGCCGTGACCGGACAACGGGCGAACGCAAGTGGACCGGTACCCGCGTCGACCTGATCTTCGGTTCGAACTCCCAGCTTCGTGCCCTGGCGGAGGTCTACGGGAGCGGGGACTCCCAGGAAAAATTCGTGCACGACTTTGTGGCGGCGTGGAACAAGGTGATGAACCTAGACCGCTTTGACCTTGCCTGAGCAACTTGGCGTCAGAAGCGGGATGGAGATCCACGAGCCAACGCCATACCCCCCAAACAAGGCCCGCCGATCGCCTCGCGATTGGCGGGCCTTGTCAAACCCCGTGTCAAGTCGTGAATGGTGAGACATGAGTTGTGAAACATGAGGCGTTAGACGTCTGACCCCTGACTTCTGTATTCTGACGTCTGACTTCTACCTGTTTTTCTGAACCATATCCCTGACGGTGCCGAAAAAACTCCGCGCACGCCTTTCCTCCTGCGTTGACTCCATGGAGCGCAGCCTGAGAATGACCTCGTGCTCGTGGAAATGTCATGAACGTCTTCGTTTTCACTCAACCAGGTTCTGGCAAGAAAGGTTTTGCCGCCGCCCGGCGGGCCGTTCAACACCACTCCCTTTTCCTGGCTCACCCCGTAGTAAAGACAGTTGTTGGCCATTTCCGAATAGACGTTCTTGACCTCGGCGACATATTCTTCCCATTTGACCTGACGGTTCATTTTGTCGACCACTTTTCCGAACAGGTCGCCGTAAGAATTCTTCGCCACCAGTTCAAAGGCGTTGCGGACCAGCAGGGCGTCATCCAGGTAGCTCAGGGAAAAACCCGTTGGGATTGCCGATCGAACCTAAATCTACCGCGTCAGATGCTATCCCGCATAGACCACTATAGTGAAACAGCATCTTCCTTGCATATGCGGCAAGCTCGACAATCGCTCAACTTAGATTGTTATAATAGGGGGATTATTTTAAAAATTACAATACCGGACGGCCTTCCCGCAGGCGTCTGCTTATGCTGCCGTTTTCTGTCGAGAAAGGCGGCCGTTCGGTGCCCGGGGCCGAAACGGAATGCGTTCGACGCCAACGGGAAGAGGGTTATCCCCGGCGTTGCATCTGCTGGGCTATATGTGCCTCGCATGCGCCAGCATGTTTTTGTTGATAGACATGTTGAATGTCGGTTGCACCAGGTCGTGATGGTTTTCATGAAAAGGAATGTAGATCAGGAGGAAGCTTTTGGGAACGATTTTAATCCCGGGAATCAGTTCCACCATTCTGGATTTGGGCCTGATAAGGTCGCTGACGGTCAGCTTCAGGCTCTCCACCCCCTCTTTGAGGGGCAGGGTAACCGGGTGGAGCGGAGCAGAGGGTAGGCCGGCGGCAAGCCCCTCATTCGGCTGGGCGAGGGTTACCGCGCGTGACAGGTTCAGCAGAAGCTGCGGTCTCACCTTGAAGGCCATGGCCCAGAAATAAAAGCGGGTTTTTTCCATAGCGGGCCGGACGATTTTAGGCAGATTGGCAAGCCGCACGAGGTCCGCATGGGAATTGAGATCGACGCCGGCTATCTCCCCTTTGATGCGCCAGAAGGGAAGGTAGATCACATCGTCGCCCCTGTCCGGAATATGCGCCGTGTTCAGCTTGGAAAACCCATCCTTTCGGGGTCGCCAGACCGACGCGCAATTGTCGCAGTGAAGCACCAGCGAGTCCCGCTGGCCTTCGAGATCCCACCCGCAGTGCGGGCACAGGGTCGGCAGGAACGTGATGCCCTTTTTACGGCGCCATTCAGGAGATTTTGACAAGTCGAAGTTATCCGGCATTGCGGATGCTATCGGCCTGTTGAGGACACCGTCGTAAAGCTTCCGGTCAATGTGAAACGGGGCGTAGATGACGCTCAGGCTTTCGCCGATGTGGGCCTTGTGAACGACCGGTTCGGGCTGCTGGCTGGCGAAACGCCTCTCGATGCGTTTCAGCACGTTCGCAAAGGGAACGGTGGGCTTCAGGAACAGCCCCCGGCTTTCCGGAGTGACGAATTTAAGCTTGAGGGCCTGGCTGCGCAGTCCGACGGATGGCGGGAAGGGGTCGAGATCCACAGCCCGCAGGCTGACATCGACGAAGCGGTGGCGTACCTCCTTTTCCGTACAGGAAAAATGCATGCCCTTGAAACGCCAGTAGGGTACCCATACCAGTGATTTCCCCTGCGGGGCTCTGGAGGGCAGGAGGTAACGGAAATATCCCTGCTCCTGGAGGAAGGATTTGACCCGGCAGAACTCGCAGGTGAACAAACGGTCCGTTTCTTCCAGGATTGCCGGTGCGCCGCACTGGGGGCACTGATGGTCGATGCGTAGTTGGATAACGACATC
This genomic window from Deltaproteobacteria bacterium contains:
- the katG gene encoding catalase/peroxidase HPI, yielding MSDDSKCPVTGRSSRQVAGGGTSNRDWWPNQLNLRILHQHSYLGNPMGQGFNYAEEFKKLDFEAVKQDLYALMTDSQEWWPADYGHYGGLFIRMAWHSAGTYRMGDGRGGAGSGNQRFAPLNSWPDNVNLDKARRLLWPIKQKYGKKISWADLMILAGNCALESMGFKTFGFGGGRVDIWEPEEDVYWGAEEEWLATSDKPKSRYSGDRDLENPLAAVQMGLIYVNPEGPDGNPDPVASGRDVRETFARMAMNDEETVALVAGGHTFGKCHGAGDAAQVGPEPEAAGIEEQGLGWKSSFGSGKGGDTIGSGIEGAWKPNPTQWDMGYLKVLFKYEWELVKSPAGANQWLAKDVDEEDMVVDAHDSSKKHRPMMTTADLSLRFDPIYEPIARRYLDNPGEFADAFARAWFKLTHRDMGPRSRYLGPEVPAEELIWQDPVPAVDHELIDAQDIADLKGKLLESGLSIPELVSTAWASASTFRGSDMRGGANGARIRLAPQKDWAVNQPEQLASVLETLEGIQEAFNGAQSGGKKVSLADVIVLGGCAGVEQAAKNAGTDVTVPFTPGRTDASQEQTDAESFAVLEPVADGFRNYLKGKYSVSAEELLVDRAQLLTLTAPEMTVLVGGMRALNANFGQSRHGVFTERPETLTNDFFVNLLDMNTAWQATPDDEDVFEGRDRTTGERKWTGTRVDLIFGSNSQLRALAEVYGSGDSQEKFVHDFVAAWNKVMNLDRFDLA